The following DNA comes from Candidatus Aegiribacteria sp..
CGGGCAGACTGGTTTCCATCGTTTCGGCGAATAATCTGAAAATCAGATGTTTTCACGCAGATTCTATCGTTAAGAATGGAGATATCTTCGAGATATCCGGAATCGGTGAACTTATCCGATCTCGCTCGGTGGTAGTTGCCGTGGGAACGGTTCCGAAGGAGTTCAGTATACGGGTTAACGGAGCTGTAACAATTCATCGATCCGTTCTTGAACTGAAGCATAACCCTTCGAAAAGAACGGTTGTTATAGGTGGCGGTGAGGCCGCTCTGGATTACGCGCTGAGCCTTTCAGATTCAGGTTCATCAGTAAGTGTGCTTGTCAGAAGCTCCAGGCTCCGTGCTACTGGCAATCTCCGGAAGGAGATCGAAGAACGCTGTGCCGTTAAAATCCTTTATAATACCGTCCCCGTATCTGCATCTCGTTCGGATGGGACTATCCATCTTGAGGCTGAATCATCAGGAAGAAAGATGATTCTAAAAACGGATATCGTGCTTGCAGCTGTGGGCAGGGAACCTCGGTTACCACAGATAATGAATGACTTCATTCATGACAGGGGAAACGTTAGAACATCTATACCTGGATTGTACATTGCGGGAGATGCTTCACTTGGCAGCCTGGGACAGGCGGCAATAGCATCCGGCCAGGGCATTCAGGCAGCCATTTGCATAAATGAATTAGTGAGAACAGGGAGCGGAAAAACGTGAGAATCACAGAACAGCGGGGAGAATCCGATATAGCTACGGTTTACATAGCCGAGTTGAAAAACGGTGAGCTGATAGAATTCGTGGAATCGGTTCAACCTGCCGTACCACAGAATGAAAAATGGGTTCTCATCGTATCAACACTTAAAGGCTGCCCCGTTAACTGCCCCATATGCGACGCCGGAAGATCCTATACCGGCAAGCTGTCGTTCGGGGAAATAATCGGCCAGATAGATTACATGGTTCGAAGAAGATACAATGACGGTAAAGTACCAGTTTTGAAATTCAAGATTCAGTTCGCCAGGATGGGTGACCCCGCATTCAATCCCGCCGTTCTTGATGTTCTACAGGAACTGCCCTTTGTATACGATGCTCCGGGCCTATTGCCGAGTGTATCAACCGTTGCTCCCAGAGGATGTGAAAATTTTTTGGAAGAACTGCTGGATATTAAGAAAAGTCTATACACAGAAGGCAAATTCCAGATGCAGTTCTCCATCCATTCTTCTTCGGAGGATTCAAGGAAAAAACTGGTTCCCTGCAGCACATTGAGCTTCGCTGAAATGAGCAGGTGGGGTGAGGAATTCTTCAATTTCGGCGACAGGAAGATTTCACTGAATTTTGCTTCAGTAAAAGGTTACCCGGTGGATCCGGCAGTGATAGCGAAAATATTCTCACCCGAATGTTTCATGATTAAACTGACACCGGTCAATCCAACGATGTCTTCTCTCAGTAACAAACTTGAAGGGGTTATAGATCCCGACCATCCGGAAACAGCTGATGAGCTTGTTGATGGTTTCAGGGACGCTGGTTTTGATACTATCCTGAGTATAGGCGATACAAGAGAAAACCGTATAGGTTCGAATTGCGGAATGTACGTAGGGCGTTTATCCCGTAACCCGGAGGAGAAAGCACCGCAAATACCCGATGACCGGCCGGCCATGACTGAT
Coding sequences within:
- a CDS encoding NAD(P)/FAD-dependent oxidoreductase, producing MTLYDTAVIGAGPAGCAAAVQCGRLGLDVVLVDTLGKAGGLIREARLIENYPGLEKPLAGLEFAGRLVSIVSANNLKIRCFHADSIVKNGDIFEISGIGELIRSRSVVVAVGTVPKEFSIRVNGAVTIHRSVLELKHNPSKRTVVIGGGEAALDYALSLSDSGSSVSVLVRSSRLRATGNLRKEIEERCAVKILYNTVPVSASRSDGTIHLEAESSGRKMILKTDIVLAAVGREPRLPQIMNDFIHDRGNVRTSIPGLYIAGDASLGSLGQAAIASGQGIQAAICINELVRTGSGKT